The following proteins are co-located in the Oceanidesulfovibrio indonesiensis genome:
- a CDS encoding M48 family metallopeptidase yields MLPFGRRALRRWFKKRAAEKIIPRAERFAQSLGVKYNQIQMTDSKFRWGSCSTKDNLNLNWRLIKAPVFVIDYIIVHELTHLIEGNHTPRFWNIVHAQVANMDKAKKWLKENGQLLLSDL; encoded by the coding sequence ATGCTGCCTTTTGGCCGAAGAGCATTGCGACGCTGGTTCAAAAAGCGTGCGGCAGAAAAAATCATCCCTAGAGCGGAACGTTTCGCTCAGAGTCTGGGAGTCAAATACAATCAGATACAAATGACGGACAGCAAATTTCGCTGGGGTTCTTGTTCCACAAAGGATAACTTGAATCTAAACTGGCGCTTGATCAAGGCCCCCGTATTCGTGATCGACTATATAATTGTCCACGAATTGACACACTTGATCGAAGGAAACCATACCCCCCGTTTTTGGAACATTGTTCATGCGCAAGTGGCTAACATGGACAAGGCGAAGAAATGGCTGAAAGAAAACGGTCAACTCTTGCTATCAGACCTGTAG